One window from the genome of Garra rufa chromosome 1, GarRuf1.0, whole genome shotgun sequence encodes:
- the LOC141333240 gene encoding vascular cell adhesion protein 1-like isoform X2 — MQKGSFSHTTPDWRLLGFCFLYFSLVAGTQAECPVQFSQKSVVVEYGGSVAVNCSASVPHYGMGWEASEGGVDKIKGVSVITWSVSDLTQWDIKPLCFINYDKSQDKPCGVNLPVTIYKTPDNVSISIVNHSGPMIEGNQYQLQCDVKDVAPVQYLTVKWYKGQTLNETLLNQTTFKDTSITPVNETATLLIRPDRADDGAQYRCAAELDLGAEGPQPPPNKTSEPLNISVHFKPIINKTKLQSIVPVFQGYPVKLVCKAEGNPIPKISWSLGGNKTEYGETLNVSTPQNVSCNASNSAGWDSVEVSIQEDYIPIIVGIIVAVVVVISVIFIYIYLTYYKKNRMGHYDVKNPNARNELLAQSEQSL; from the exons ATGCAGAAGGGCTCGTTTTCTCACACCACACCTGATTGGCGACTACTTGGATTTTGTTTCCTGTACTTCTCACTAGTTGCAG GTACACAAGCTGAATGTCCTGTTCAGTTCAGCCAGAAGAGTGTTGTTGTGGAGTACGGTGGTTCGGTTGCAGTTAACTGTAGCGCTTCTGTCCCGCATTATGGGATGGGATGGGAAGCCAGTGAGGGAGGAGTGGACAAGATAAAAGGTGTCAGTGTGATCACATGGAGTGTGTCAGATCTGACACAATGGGACATTAAGCCATTATGCTTCATAAACTATGACAAAAGCCAAGATAAACCGTGTGGAGTAAATCTCCCAGTCACTATTTACA AGACTCCAGACAATGTGTCTATCAGTATTGTGAATCACAGTGGACCAATGATAGAAGGAAACCAGTATCAGCTCCAGTGTGACGTTAAAGATGTGGCTCCTGTTCAGTATCTCACTGTCAAATGGTACAAAGGACAAACTCTGAATGAAACTCTGCTGAATCAAACCACTTTCAAAGACACTAGCATAACTCCAGTGAATGAAACAGCCACACTCCTGATCCGTCCAGACAGAGCTGATGATGGAGCTCAATACAGATGTGCAGCAGAGCTGGATCTGGGAGCAGAAGGACCTCAACCTCCTCCAAATAAAACATCAGAGCCTCTCAACATTTCTGTACATT TTAAACCGATCATCAACAAGACCAAACTGCAATCCATAGTGCCTGTATTTCAAGGCTATCCAGTGAAGCTTGTTTGTAAAGCTGAAGGAAACCCAATACCAAAAATCAGCTGGAGCCTCGGTGGAAATAAAACAGAATATGGTGAAACACTTAATGTATCAACACCTCAGAATGTGTCCTGCAATGCAAGCAATTCTGCTGGTTGGGACAGCGTAGAAGTGTCTATACAAG AGGATTACATACCCATAATAGTAGGCATTATTGTTGCTGTAGTGGTGGTCATCTCAGTCATCTTCATCTACATCTACTTGACCTACTACAAAAAAAACAGGATGGGCCATTATGATGTGAAGAACCCTAATGCACGTAACGAACTCTTAGCGCAGTCAGAACAGTCCCTATGA